A window of Candidatus Omnitrophota bacterium contains these coding sequences:
- a CDS encoding DUF3108 domain-containing protein, with protein sequence MVKKALFFLLLIALFICVFAVLENDPRSVVGSLMKEGIPAATAVNFEVKLFGFLPVGDAIVENKGITAFREENVYNIALIARSKDIFSKFFKAELKVSSYVSPESLLPVYYKESIKINGNDKGVKEILYSNSRGIMIADGERIGILPGTFDPLSAFNYVRQLDFDAVKYFDLNINSNQRNYIFRGEVDEIIYRLNNKDIKVWRLTGDIRRRDKDPGHASKVKMWILDNKNRTPVFIKIASGRMFYSARVSHIK encoded by the coding sequence ATGGTTAAGAAGGCGTTATTTTTTCTCTTACTGATAGCGTTATTCATCTGTGTATTCGCGGTGCTGGAGAATGACCCGCGTTCGGTAGTGGGGTCATTGATGAAAGAAGGCATTCCAGCCGCTACGGCCGTAAACTTTGAGGTAAAGCTTTTCGGATTCCTGCCTGTCGGGGATGCTATAGTGGAGAATAAGGGCATTACGGCATTCAGGGAAGAGAATGTTTATAATATCGCCCTTATCGCCAGGTCAAAAGACATATTCTCAAAGTTCTTTAAGGCGGAGCTCAAGGTAAGCTCGTATGTCAGCCCGGAGTCGCTGCTACCGGTATATTATAAAGAGTCCATAAAGATCAACGGTAACGATAAGGGCGTAAAGGAGATCTTATATAGTAATTCCAGGGGTATTATGATAGCCGACGGTGAGAGGATAGGGATACTGCCCGGCACCTTTGACCCGTTATCGGCCTTTAACTATGTAAGGCAGCTGGATTTTGATGCCGTAAAATATTTTGATCTGAACATAAACAGCAACCAGCGTAACTACATCTTTCGCGGAGAAGTTGACGAGATAATTTACAGGTTAAACAATAAAGATATAAAGGTATGGCGATTGACAGGCGATATCAGGAGGCGCGACAAAGACCCCGGCCATGCCTCGAAGGTAAAGATGTGGATCCTGGATAATAAGAACAGGACCCCGGTTTTCATAAAGATCGCTTCCGGCAGGATGTTTTACTCGGCAAGGGTATCGCATATAAAATAG
- a CDS encoding DUF5989 family protein — translation MGKLSILKEFWAFLRVRKKWWLTPIIIMLLLLGLLIFLSSGSAVAPFIYTLF, via the coding sequence ATGGGTAAATTGTCGATCCTGAAAGAATTCTGGGCTTTTTTACGGGTAAGGAAGAAGTGGTGGCTGACCCCCATTATAATAATGCTTCTGCTTCTTGGTCTGTTGATATTTTTATCTTCCGGCTCAGCCGTAGCCCCGTTTATTTACACGTTGTTTTAA
- a CDS encoding SxtJ family membrane protein: MEKLDLSKAGLRKFAVTMAACLLIIGLVIFLKHREINKALLAASLLFLSAGIFIPGCLRVIYIPWMRLAEVLGYVVSRLILSLIFLLVLTPIGMILKIAGKDLLDKKLGNSSTYWKKVDPKSTDYERQF; encoded by the coding sequence ATGGAAAAGCTGGATCTATCAAAGGCGGGTTTAAGAAAGTTCGCGGTAACGATGGCGGCATGCTTGCTGATCATCGGCCTGGTTATTTTCTTAAAACACAGGGAGATCAATAAAGCCCTGCTTGCGGCCTCGCTATTGTTCTTATCGGCCGGCATATTTATACCGGGATGTCTCAGGGTTATTTATATCCCCTGGATGCGCCTGGCAGAGGTATTGGGGTATGTTGTTTCGCGCCTCATACTGTCTTTGATCTTTTTGTTGGTCTTGACGCCCATAGGTATGATCTTAAAGATCGCGGGCAAGGATCTGTTAGACAAAAAATTGGGTAATTCTTCTACTTACTGGAAAAAGGTTGATCCGAAGTCAACCGATTATGAGCGGCAGTTCTAA
- a CDS encoding carbamoyltransferase, translating to MKPTYILGISAFYHDSAAAILRDGEIVAAAQEERFTRRKHDAGFPICAINYCLKEAGIESGRLDYTGFYDKPLIKFERILETALSYAPRGIKTFYQAMPLWLKQKIWIPEIIKKETGYNGKILFAGHHESHAASAFYPSPFSTAAVLTMDGVGEWGTASIGIGEGDRVNLQYEIDFPHSLGLLYSAFTYYTGFKVNSGEYKLMGLAPYGEPKYADLILKELIDLKEDGSFKLNMEYFGYCDQLKMVNRRFERLFGGPARKPETKITQAHMDLARSIQVVTEEVMLRAAKYALKVTGKSKLCLAGGVALNCVGNGRILREAGLEDLWIQPASGDAGGALGVALLIWHKVLGNKRLCDERHDSQKGSFLGPRFRDEEIEEFLKEEGAPYHKFNSDEELARGVAALLAGGSVIGWFQHRMEFGPRALGARSIIGDARSAEMQFRMNLKIKFRESFRPFAPTVLREKAADYFEFEGESPYMLLVADVKSDKLLPIEDSRRGPRGFDKLKVKRSVIPAVTHVDNSARIQTITREHNPLYYDLINEFYKLTGCPVVINTSFNVRGEPIVCTPKDAFTCFMRTDMDYLSIGRFLLHKKEQKPVEHDSRWQKEFELD from the coding sequence ATGAAGCCCACGTATATTCTGGGAATTTCGGCGTTCTATCACGACAGCGCCGCTGCCATACTGCGCGACGGAGAGATAGTTGCCGCCGCGCAGGAGGAGAGATTTACGCGCCGTAAGCACGATGCCGGTTTTCCCATTTGCGCCATAAATTATTGCTTGAAGGAGGCGGGGATTGAATCTGGCCGCCTGGACTACACGGGGTTTTATGACAAGCCGCTTATTAAATTTGAAAGAATATTAGAAACCGCCCTTTCCTACGCGCCGAGAGGCATTAAGACGTTCTATCAGGCAATGCCTTTGTGGCTTAAGCAGAAGATCTGGATACCGGAGATAATCAAGAAAGAAACAGGCTACAACGGCAAGATTTTATTTGCCGGCCACCATGAGTCCCACGCTGCGTCGGCTTTCTATCCTTCCCCTTTCAGCACGGCTGCCGTATTAACTATGGACGGAGTAGGAGAGTGGGGCACGGCCAGTATCGGCATCGGCGAAGGAGATCGGGTCAACCTGCAGTATGAGATAGATTTTCCGCATTCTTTAGGGCTGCTTTATTCCGCGTTTACATACTATACGGGGTTTAAGGTCAATTCAGGGGAGTACAAACTTATGGGGCTGGCGCCTTATGGCGAGCCGAAATACGCGGATTTGATCTTGAAGGAACTTATAGACCTGAAAGAAGACGGTTCTTTTAAGTTAAATATGGAATATTTTGGCTATTGTGATCAACTGAAGATGGTAAACAGGAGGTTTGAACGGCTTTTTGGAGGCCCGGCGCGTAAACCCGAAACAAAGATCACGCAGGCGCATATGGACCTGGCCAGGTCCATCCAGGTTGTTACCGAAGAGGTAATGCTGCGCGCGGCAAAATACGCGCTTAAAGTAACCGGTAAAAGCAAGCTTTGCCTCGCGGGCGGCGTGGCGTTAAATTGCGTGGGAAACGGCAGGATCCTCAGGGAGGCCGGGTTAGAAGATCTGTGGATACAGCCGGCAAGCGGCGACGCCGGAGGGGCGTTGGGCGTTGCCTTGTTGATCTGGCATAAGGTCCTGGGTAATAAGCGGCTTTGCGATGAGCGGCATGACAGCCAAAAGGGCTCATTTCTCGGCCCGCGTTTTAGAGATGAAGAAATAGAGGAGTTTCTTAAAGAGGAAGGCGCGCCATATCATAAGTTTAACAGCGATGAGGAACTGGCTAGGGGCGTCGCCGCTCTTTTGGCAGGCGGCAGTGTTATCGGCTGGTTTCAGCACCGTATGGAATTCGGGCCGCGCGCGTTAGGGGCAAGGAGCATAATAGGGGACGCGCGTTCCGCGGAGATGCAGTTCCGCATGAATCTCAAGATAAAATTCCGCGAGTCATTCAGGCCGTTCGCCCCGACCGTCCTCAGGGAGAAGGCGGCGGATTACTTTGAATTTGAGGGAGAAAGCCCGTATATGCTGCTTGTGGCGGATGTGAAGAGCGACAAGCTTCTGCCTATAGAGGATTCCCGGAGGGGGCCGCGGGGATTTGACAAGCTTAAGGTCAAGCGTTCGGTTATACCCGCTGTTACCCATGTGGATAATTCCGCCAGGATACAAACGATCACAAGGGAGCATAATCCGCTATATTATGATCTGATCAATGAATTTTACAAACTGACCGGATGCCCCGTGGTCATAAATACATCTTTTAATGTGAGGGGAGAGCCGATCGTCTGCACACCCAAAGACGCCTTTACCTGTTTTATGCGCACTGATATGGATTATTTAAGCATTGGCAGGTTTCTGTTGCATAAAAAAGAACAAAAGCCGGTTGAGCATGATTCACGCTGGCAGAAAGAGTTTGAGTTGGACTGA
- a CDS encoding polysaccharide deacetylase family protein, with product MYHSIGSEEDMGTLDVTTENFLKQMKFIAEHNYKVISLDEYADAALEGEVIPAKSVVITFDDGYENNYINAFPILKERGFPATIFVISNFVGRAGYLSWEQIGEMIKNGISIGVHTANNAYLPDLTVEKIRAELSESKQAIERNTGDTVTLLCYPTGGYTQDAIDIARDLGFKAACTTNRGRGDNIYAIRRIKMTNGSANPIVLRAKLSGFYNMFRKYKAPN from the coding sequence ATGTACCATAGCATCGGCTCTGAAGAAGACATGGGCACCCTTGACGTAACGACAGAGAACTTCCTGAAGCAGATGAAATTCATCGCAGAGCATAACTACAAAGTAATATCCTTAGATGAATACGCGGACGCGGCCCTGGAAGGCGAAGTCATCCCCGCGAAGTCAGTGGTCATTACCTTTGATGACGGATACGAAAATAACTACATAAACGCGTTCCCAATTCTCAAGGAACGCGGTTTTCCCGCGACTATCTTTGTGATAAGCAATTTTGTGGGGCGCGCCGGATATCTCTCCTGGGAGCAGATAGGCGAGATGATAAAGAACGGTATTTCAATCGGGGTTCATACCGCGAATAACGCCTATCTTCCGGACCTGACGGTTGAGAAGATACGCGCGGAGTTGTCTGAGTCCAAACAGGCGATTGAGCGCAATACAGGGGATACGGTGACGCTCTTATGCTATCCCACCGGTGGTTATACGCAAGACGCCATTGATATCGCCAGGGATCTGGGGTTCAAGGCGGCATGCACCACCAACCGGGGCAGGGGGGATAATATTTATGCGATAAGGCGGATAAAGATGACCAATGGCTCCGCCAATCCGATCGTGCTCCGGGCAAAGCTGTCAGGTTTTTATAATATGTTCAGGAAATACAAAGCGCCTAATTAA
- the tyrS gene encoding tyrosine--tRNA ligase — MFKPVEEQLKAIKRAAVEIISEEELLKKLRHSYDNKRQLIVKAGFDPTSSDLHLGHTVLLEKLRAFQDLGHKAVFLIGDYTAMIGDPSGQSQARKMLSASEVEVNLKTYLKQARKILKTDRAVFEIKRNSAWLSSKRKGNMHIDLDGFMALASRCTISRLIERDDFSKRLKENKPVSLLETFYPLMQAYDSVVLKADIELGGIDQKFNLLMARDLQRDFGQEPQALILMPLLLGLDGTQKMSKSFANYVGIDEPPKEIFGKLMSVSDALMMSYYELLTDEDLSFVKQMHPREAKERLAFMVVGKYHSKKEAERSRDEFKRVFSNKELPDNIPEYRISGQENIVKVMTDSGMAGSGNEARRLIAQGAVSLDGGKIVDDKFSVARPGILKAGSRRFLKIAIQS, encoded by the coding sequence ATGTTTAAACCGGTCGAAGAGCAGTTAAAGGCAATAAAGCGCGCGGCGGTTGAGATAATCTCCGAGGAAGAGCTGCTTAAGAAATTACGGCATAGTTACGACAACAAAAGGCAGCTTATCGTTAAGGCGGGATTTGACCCCACCTCTTCGGACCTGCATCTTGGGCATACCGTGTTGCTGGAGAAGCTCAGGGCATTCCAGGACCTGGGGCATAAGGCGGTATTCCTTATCGGTGATTACACGGCTATGATAGGGGACCCTTCCGGCCAGAGCCAGGCGAGAAAGATGCTTTCCGCCTCGGAGGTTGAGGTAAACCTCAAGACCTACCTGAAGCAGGCGCGCAAGATACTCAAGACGGACAGGGCGGTATTTGAGATAAAGAGGAACAGCGCGTGGCTTTCCTCTAAACGTAAGGGCAATATGCACATTGATCTTGACGGCTTCATGGCGCTTGCCTCAAGATGCACCATCTCACGGCTTATTGAGCGCGATGACTTTTCCAAGCGCCTGAAGGAGAATAAGCCCGTAAGCTTGCTGGAAACATTCTACCCCCTGATGCAGGCATATGATTCCGTGGTTTTAAAGGCGGATATTGAATTGGGCGGTATTGACCAGAAATTCAACCTGCTTATGGCCAGGGATCTACAGAGGGATTTCGGCCAGGAGCCGCAGGCGCTGATATTGATGCCGCTTCTTCTAGGCCTGGACGGAACGCAGAAGATGAGCAAGAGTTTCGCGAATTACGTGGGCATTGATGAGCCGCCGAAAGAGATCTTCGGCAAGCTCATGTCCGTTTCCGACGCGCTTATGATGAGTTACTATGAATTATTGACCGATGAAGATCTGTCTTTCGTAAAACAGATGCATCCCAGGGAGGCCAAAGAGCGGCTCGCGTTCATGGTCGTCGGTAAATATCATTCAAAAAAAGAGGCAGAGCGCAGCCGCGATGAATTCAAGCGCGTATTTTCCAACAAAGAATTGCCCGATAACATACCTGAATACAGGATCAGCGGCCAGGAGAATATTGTCAAGGTCATGACCGATTCCGGGATGGCAGGCAGCGGCAACGAGGCCAGGCGCCTTATCGCGCAGGGCGCGGTCAGCCTTGATGGGGGCAAGATCGTTGACGACAAGTTTTCCGTTGCAAGGCCGGGGATATTAAAGGCCGGCTCACGCAGGTTTTTAAAGATCGCAATACAGAGCTGA
- a CDS encoding 30S ribosomal protein S1, producing the protein MIKKTESSSAFERLYEESIKPVKEGDIIKGRIIAITQKEAVIDVGYKSEGFIPLAQFAKDELEVGKEIEVLVEAVEDDSGKVVLSKEKAYKAQGWDKITQKYKEGDLIDGRPVKKVKGGFLVDVMGTEAFLPASLSMFKGVPDKDIIGQLFKFKLIKVDNLRKGLIVSRREALQREREDARNKLWGELKVGEIRQGLVKAITDFGAFIDLGGLDGLLHITDMSWSKIAHPSEMLTVGDKIDVAILNVDSQTHRVSLGLKQRLPDPWSDVESKFSVGSKIKGKVVNILPYGVFVEIEKGIEGLVHISEMSWTKKITNPQEIFAIGDIVEVQILNVDKDNRRISLSVRQLEANPWLDAEKKYIVGSRLSGKVKSFADYGAFVELDDGIEGMVHVNDMSWLKRVNNPQDVLKKGQRVDVVVLQVDGSNRRLSLGLKQLEENPWAGIAEKYAIDSSWDSEVVKVTDFGVFVKLEDGLEGLIFSNEISKEAMSALKPADKIKVKVIKVDIEQEKIGLSANV; encoded by the coding sequence ATGATTAAAAAAACAGAAAGCAGTTCAGCGTTCGAGCGGCTTTATGAAGAAAGCATAAAGCCGGTTAAGGAGGGGGATATCATTAAGGGCAGGATAATCGCGATCACTCAGAAAGAGGCGGTTATTGACGTCGGATATAAATCCGAAGGGTTTATCCCGCTTGCTCAATTTGCCAAGGACGAGCTGGAGGTAGGCAAGGAGATCGAGGTTTTGGTGGAGGCCGTGGAGGATGATAGCGGCAAGGTTGTGCTCTCAAAGGAAAAGGCGTATAAGGCGCAGGGCTGGGATAAGATAACCCAGAAGTACAAGGAGGGCGATCTGATCGACGGCCGTCCGGTTAAAAAGGTCAAGGGAGGCTTTCTTGTTGATGTCATGGGCACAGAGGCGTTCCTGCCGGCGTCTTTATCCATGTTCAAGGGTGTGCCTGATAAAGACATTATCGGCCAGTTGTTCAAATTCAAGCTGATAAAGGTGGACAATCTGAGGAAGGGTTTGATAGTTTCCAGGCGCGAGGCGCTGCAGAGAGAAAGAGAGGATGCCAGGAATAAGCTCTGGGGGGAATTGAAGGTCGGCGAGATAAGGCAGGGATTGGTAAAGGCAATAACCGACTTCGGCGCGTTCATTGACCTGGGAGGCCTGGACGGGCTCCTGCATATAACCGATATGTCATGGTCAAAAATAGCCCATCCTTCCGAGATGCTGACAGTGGGGGATAAAATAGACGTGGCTATATTGAACGTGGACAGCCAGACGCACAGAGTATCTCTTGGGCTGAAGCAGAGGCTGCCCGACCCCTGGTCAGACGTGGAGTCCAAATTCTCGGTGGGTTCAAAAATAAAAGGCAAGGTGGTGAACATACTGCCTTACGGCGTATTTGTGGAGATCGAGAAAGGGATAGAAGGGCTGGTGCATATCTCGGAGATGTCCTGGACCAAGAAGATAACAAATCCGCAGGAGATCTTTGCCATAGGCGATATTGTGGAGGTGCAGATATTGAACGTGGATAAGGATAACCGCAGGATCTCCTTGAGCGTGCGGCAGCTGGAGGCGAACCCCTGGCTTGACGCGGAGAAAAAATATATCGTCGGCTCCAGATTATCGGGCAAGGTCAAGAGCTTCGCGGATTACGGCGCGTTTGTAGAGCTTGACGACGGTATCGAGGGGATGGTCCACGTCAACGATATGTCCTGGCTGAAAAGAGTGAATAATCCTCAGGACGTATTAAAGAAAGGCCAGAGAGTGGATGTGGTCGTGCTTCAGGTTGACGGCTCCAACCGCAGGCTGTCCCTCGGGTTAAAGCAGTTAGAGGAGAATCCCTGGGCCGGGATCGCCGAAAAATACGCCATTGATTCTTCCTGGGATTCCGAGGTAGTGAAGGTCACTGATTTCGGCGTATTCGTGAAATTGGAAGACGGCCTCGAGGGCCTGATATTTTCCAACGAGATCAGCAAGGAGGCGATGAGCGCCCTTAAGCCGGCAGATAAGATCAAGGTTAAAGTAATAAAGGTAGATATTGAGCAGGAGAAAATAGGTTTGAGCGCCAATGTTTAA
- a CDS encoding lysophospholipid acyltransferase family protein: protein MLYVIFRAICVLVLRISGCKIKVAGSGYVPDKGPFILASNHLSNIDPVLLGTISKRKLSYMAKSELFSFPLFSWILKHSNAFPVKRNTADSAAIRRAVEILKGGRGLVVFPEGTRGAGLRDDFRVNRGIGFLARVAGVPIVPAYIKGSDSAMPKGSQRIRRAEIFVCFGEAIRADRQSGKSDLEVSRMVMDEIGKLKGNVPN from the coding sequence ATGCTGTATGTAATATTCAGGGCTATATGCGTATTGGTCCTTAGAATATCAGGCTGTAAAATAAAAGTCGCTGGAAGCGGGTACGTGCCGGATAAGGGGCCGTTTATATTAGCGAGTAATCATTTAAGCAACATAGATCCGGTCCTGCTCGGCACTATCAGCAAAAGAAAATTGAGTTATATGGCAAAGAGCGAGTTGTTCAGTTTCCCGCTTTTTTCCTGGATACTTAAGCATAGTAACGCTTTCCCCGTGAAGCGTAACACCGCCGACTCGGCTGCCATACGCCGGGCGGTAGAGATCTTGAAAGGAGGCAGGGGGCTGGTTGTTTTTCCTGAAGGCACGCGCGGAGCCGGCCTTAGAGACGATTTCAGGGTGAACCGCGGCATAGGCTTTTTAGCCAGGGTAGCCGGGGTTCCCATAGTACCCGCTTATATAAAGGGATCCGATTCAGCTATGCCAAAGGGGTCACAAAGGATAAGGCGGGCAGAGATCTTTGTTTGTTTCGGCGAGGCGATCAGGGCGGACAGGCAGAGTGGCAAAAGCGACCTTGAGGTTTCGCGGATGGTCATGGATGAGATCGGTAAATTGAAGGGAAATGTTCCAAATTAA